The following nucleotide sequence is from Solidesulfovibrio carbinolicus.
CCTCATCGGCCAGAAAATTTCCATCGTCTCGCCCAAGCCGCAGACCACCCGCAACTCGATTAGCGGCATCATCACCCAGGGCGACCTTCAGGCCGTGTTCCTGGACACCCCGGGCCTGCACCGCCAAAAGCGCGGCATCGCCCCGTTGTTGTTGCGTTCGGCCTACGCTGCCCTGGGCCAGGCCGACGTGGTGCTGCTCATTCTCGACGCGGCCCAGTACGCCCGCCGCCTGGACGGCCTGGCCCCGGACCTGCGCCCCATCGTCAAGGCCGTGGGCGACGGCCGGCTGCCGGTGCTCATTGCCCTCAACAAGGCCGACGTGGTGCGCGAAAAGGCCCGGCTGCTGCCGGTGTTGGCCGCCGTGTCCGAAGCCTTGCCGGCGGCCGAGATCTTTCCCATAAGCGCGCTCACCGGCCTTGGCGTGGACGACCTCCTGACCGCGCTGCTGTCCCGGCTGCCCCAGGGCGCGCACCAGTTCGACCCGGACGAGGTGTCCACGGCCCCGGTGCGGTTTCTGGCCGCCGAAATCGTGCGCGAGAAGCTCTTTTTGGCCCTTGGCGAGGAACTGCCCTATTCCACCGCCGTCACCATCGAGGATTGGGACGAGCAGTCCAAGCCCGGGCTGACGAAAATCCGCGCCGCCATCCATGTGGCGAGGGAAAGCCACAAGCCCATGGTCATCGGCAAGGGCGGCGAACGCTTAAAGGACGTTGGCCAGAAAGCCCGGGCCGACATCGAGGAGATGCTGGGCGGGCAAGTCTTTTTGGAACTGTGGGTCAAGGTGCGGCCGGACTGGACCGACGACCGGGCCTTTTTGCGCGACCTGGGCCTTGGCCAGTAGCTTTTTGCCAGGAGCGGGACTTGTGGGCGGGCAAACGGCGAAAACGCGCCTGACGGGCGTTTTGGAGCGTATAGGCGCGGCCTGCCGGGCTTGCGGCCGCGACCCGTCGGCGGTGACGCTGGTGGCGGTGTCGAAATTCCACGACGCCTCGGCCGTGGCCGAGTTGGCCGCCTGCGGTCAGACCATTTTCGGGGAATCCTACATCCAGGAGGCCCTGCCCAAGATCGAGGCCGCGCCGGCCGGGCTGTGCTGGCATTTCA
It contains:
- the era gene encoding GTPase Era, coding for MENVSRFGHVVMLGPTNAGKSTLLNRLIGQKISIVSPKPQTTRNSISGIITQGDLQAVFLDTPGLHRQKRGIAPLLLRSAYAALGQADVVLLILDAAQYARRLDGLAPDLRPIVKAVGDGRLPVLIALNKADVVREKARLLPVLAAVSEALPAAEIFPISALTGLGVDDLLTALLSRLPQGAHQFDPDEVSTAPVRFLAAEIVREKLFLALGEELPYSTAVTIEDWDEQSKPGLTKIRAAIHVARESHKPMVIGKGGERLKDVGQKARADIEEMLGGQVFLELWVKVRPDWTDDRAFLRDLGLGQ